Proteins encoded together in one Impatiens glandulifera chromosome 1, dImpGla2.1, whole genome shotgun sequence window:
- the LOC124920955 gene encoding transmembrane emp24 domain-containing protein p24beta3-like, with protein MKRGEICSFLVVVMLVLSFVAKISSLSVSVIEDECVYEYVLYEGDSVSGNFVVVDHDVFWGSDHPGIDFTVTSPAGNVVHTLKGTSGDKFEFKAPRNGMYKFCFHNSYSTPETVSFYIHVGHITNQHDLAKDEHLDPINVKIAELREALESVRAEQKYLSARDTRHRHTNESTRKRVLTYTIGEYIMLAAASALQGIYIKHLFSNSVAYNRV; from the exons ATGAAGAGGGGAGAGATATGCAGCTTTCTGGTGGTGGTGATGCTGGTGCTGAGTTTTGTGGCTAAAATATCATCCCTTTCGGTCTCTGTGATTGAAGATGAGTGCGTCTATGAATACGTTCTCTACGAGGGAGATTCCGTCTCCGGAAACTTCGTAGTTGTCGATCACGATGTCTTTTGGGGTTCTGATCATCCTGGTATTGATTTCACT GTTACATCTCCAGCTGGTAATGTTGTCCATACATTAAAGGGGACATCTGGGGATAAGTTTGAGTTCAAGGCTCCAAGAAATGGAATGTACAAATTTTGTTTCCATAATTCATATTCCACTCCAGAGACTGTCTCCTTTTACATACACGTTGGCCACATAACCAACCAACATGACCTAGCTAAAGACg AGCATTTGGACCCTATCAATGTCAAAATTGCTGAGCTAAGGGAAGCTTTAGAATCTGTTAGAGCTGAGCAGAAGTATCTATCTGCCCGCGACACTCGACATCGTCACA CGAATGAAAGCACCAGGAAACGCGTTCTAACCTATACCATCGGTGAATACATTATGTTAGCCGCTGCAAGTGCACTACAGGGAATCTACATAAAGCACCTATTCAGTAATTCCGTAGCTTACAACAGGGTTTGA
- the LOC124921519 gene encoding meiotic recombination protein DMC1 homolog translates to MIFHFSNSLLVIGFRSEEHSQLQLVEREEIEDEDDLFEAIDKLTTHGVNAGDVKKLQDAGIYSCNGLMMHTKKSLTGIKGLSEAKVDKICEAAEKIVNFGYITGSDALLRRKMVVRITTGSQALDELLGGGIETLSITEAFGEFRSGKTQLAHTLCVSTQLPTSMKGGNGKVAYIDTEGTFRPDRIIPIAERFGMDAAAVLDNIIYARAYTYEHQYNLLLGLAAKMAEEPFRLLIVDSIIALFRVDFTGRGELADRQQKLAQMLSRLTKIAAEFNVAVYMTNQVIADPGGGMFISDPKKPAGGHVLAHAATVRLMFRKGKGEQRVCKVFDAPNLPEAEAVFQITSGGIADAKD, encoded by the exons ATGATATTT CATTTCTCCAATTCTCTACTTGTAATCGGCTTCAGGTCTGAAGAACACAGTCAGCTGCAGCTTGTCGAAAGAGAAGAAATAGAGGACGAAGATGACTTGTTCGAAGCGATTGACAAAC TTACTACTCATGGAGTCAATGCTGGAGATGTGAAGAAGCTCCAGGATGCAGGGATCTATTCATGCAATGGCTTGATGATGCATACAAAGAAG AGCTTGACTGGAATCAAAGGATTGTCTGAGGCAAAAGTTGATAAAATATGCGAAGCTGCTGAGAAGATTGTG AATTTTGGCTACATTACTGGAAGCGATGCTCTCCTCAGA AGGAAAATGGTGGTGCGCATCACAACTGGAAGCCAGGCTCTAGATGAACTACTAGGCG GTGGGATTGAAACTCTTTCAATAACTGAAGCTTTTGGGGAATTTCG GTCTGGAAAGACACAATTAGCACATACTCTATGTGTCTCTACACAG CTACCAACAAGCATGAAAGGAGGGAACGGAAAAGTAGCTTATATCGACACTGAAGGAACATT CCGTCCTGATCGAATAATCCCAATAGCTGAAAGATTTGGCATGGATGCAGCAGCTGTTCTTGACAAT ATCATTTATGCACGAGCATATACATATGAGCATCAGTACAATCTGCTTCTTGGTTTGGCAGCAAAAATGGCTGAGGAACCCTTCAGACTTCTG ATTGTGGATTCTATCATTGCTCTCTTTCGTGTGGATTTCACTGGAAGAGGAGAACTTGCTGACCGTCAG CAAAAACTGGCTCAAATGCTCTCTCGATTGACCAAAATTGCTGCAGAATTTAACGTTGCAGTTTATATGACCAACCAAG TTATTGCTGACCCGGGGGGAGGAATGTTCATATCAGATCCAAAGAAGCCAGCAGGAGGTCATGTTCTTGCTCATGCTGCCACAGTTAGGTTAATGTTCAGGAAAGGTAAAGGAGAACAACGCGTCTGCAAGGTCTTTGATGCCCCTAACCTCCCTGAGGCTGAAGCA GTATTTCAGATAACTTCAGGAGGAATTGCAGATGCAAAGGACTGA
- the LOC124922587 gene encoding kinesin-like protein KIN-12B codes for MKHFMLPRNAILRENHPPAMENPSSSPNPKQKNPSRKLKYTKENLPPPDPNAMMPESALTPSSVAGKPSPASASKMKSLLPPRPPSSNPLKRKHTNEENGLPISSDSGVKVIVRVRPPTKDEQEGEMIVQKVSNDTLSSQGQTFTFDSIADTGSTQQDIFQLVGAPLVENCLAGFNSSVFAYGQTGSGKTFTIWGPANALFEENLTSDQQGLTPRVFERLFARINEEENKNADKELVYKCRCSFLEIYNEQITDLLDPCLKNLQIREDVNSGVYVENLTEESVSSMKDIKHLLTKGLSNRRIGSTSINAESSRSHSVFTCVVESHYKNAGDGLSCFTTSRINLVDLAGSERQKVTGAAGERLKEAGNINKSLSQLGNLINILAEISQTGKPRHIPYRDSRLTFLLQESLGGNAKLAMICAISPAQSCKNETWSTLRFAQRAKAIKNKAVVNEVMQDDVNTLREVISQLRDELVRLKANVNQPNSNSSYSTGWNARRSLSLLKLSLNRSMKLSNVDNDSDEEMEVVEEVAKLGFQSDANIYLENDQPDSLSVDCDEDILEPILGTPEVAHIEKKQGSPDIDINMEEYTPEKLVDRTKVPNLSLVSLEKFMEPKSPSPSVSPREVTDSTRKSLRTSAVGPKNSNAAFASERLANSLQRGLDVIEGHNRQSCRMSSFRYSYKPADVKLFISEEDKVDIGTQTIPQDYTYEEEENSHMFLCGKCKTEISPSETQDLDDTSNMQIVPVEGPHSVGCKSMMQLPKAVQKVLAGSIRREMALEQFSAKQTQEIIHLNRLLQQYKHERECNAIIGQTREDKIVRLEGLMDGVFTAEEFMDEELVSLTNEHKLLKEKYDNNPEILRTGLELTRVQEELERYKNFYDLGERDVLMEEVQDLRNQLQGYIIDSSSPNAMQNKRRPFLQLTYSCDPCIAPQLYKIPEPPSVEEVISIRKLEEERSDWAEAESKWISLAEELKAELESSQSLSKKLKCELDLEKRCTEELKEAMQLALEGHARMLEQYADLEEKHMEMLVRHRNIKDGIEDVKKAAAKAGVRGAESKFINVLAAELSSLKVEREKERRYLKDENKGLMSQLRDTAEAVQAAGELLVRLKEAEEEVFAAQKRAEEAEHEREKMYRRMDKLKKKHEKEINSVNRLIEEARIKKEEAVVGPVYDEAEVKEEFDLVNLTEEPSWFSGYDRCNI; via the exons ATGAAGCACTTTATGTTGCCAAGAAATGCGATCTTGCGGGAGAACCATCCTCCGGCAATGGAGAATCCATCCTCTTCTCCTAATCCTAAGCAGAAAAACCCATCTCGCAAACTAAAGTATACCAAAGAAAATCTCCCCCCGCCAGATCCGAATGCTATGATGCCAGAATCAGCCCTTACGCCTTCTTCAGTTGCAGGAAAGCCCTCGCCGGCGTCCGCATCAAAGATGAAAAGTTTACTTCCTCCCAGGCCTCCTTCTTCAAATCCCCTAAAGCGAAAACACACCAACGAAGAAAATGGACTGCCCATTTCTTCTGATTCTGGCGTGAAG GTTATTGTTCGAGTGCGGCCACCGACAAAGGATGAGCAAGAAGGGGAGATGATAGTCCAGAAAGTATCTAACGATACTTTGTCAAGTCAAGGGCAGACATTTACATTTGATTCCATTGCAGACACTGGGTCAACTCAGCAAGACATATTTCAGCTTGTTGGAGCTCCACTTGTTGAAAATTGTTTGGCTGGGTTCAACAGTTCTGTGTTTGCATATGGACAG ACTGGAAGTGGCAAAACATTTACAATCTGGGGACCGGCAAATGCCTTGTTTGAAGAAAATCTTACAAGTGATCAACAAGGTTTAACACCCAGAGTTTTTGAACGACTCTTTGCTCGTATAAATGAG GAGGAAAATAAGAACGCAGACAAGGAACTTGTATATAAGTGCCGTTGTTCTTTTCTTGAG ATTTACAATGAGCAAATCACTGATTTGCTGGATCCATGCCTAAAAAATCTACAG ATAAGAGAAGATGTCAATTCTGGTGTCTATGTTGAGAACTTGACAGAGGAGAGTGTATCCTCAATGAAGGATATAAAGCATCTTTTAACGAAG GGATTATCAAATAGAAGAATTGGTTCAACGAGTATAAATGCAGAAAGTTCTCGATCTCATAGTGTCTTTACTTGTGTTGTAGAGTCCCATTATAAG AATGCAGGGGATGGTTTAAGCTGTTTCACAACAAGTAGAATAAATCTTGTTGATCTTGCTGGGTCAGAAAGGCAGAAGGTCACAGGAGCAGCTGGAGAACGCCTGAAGGAGGCAGGAAACATTAACAAGTCACTTTCACAGCTTGG GAACTTGATTAACATCCTTGCAGAAATTTCCCAGACAGGAAAGCCAAGGCATATTCCCTACAGAGATTCGAGACTAACCTTTTTACTTCAGGAGTCTCTTGGAGGAAATGCCAAATTGGCAATGATTTGTGCTATTTCTCCTGCTCAAAG CTGCAAAAATGAGACATGGAGCACGTTAAGATTTGCACAACGAGCAAAGGCCATTAAGAATAAGGCAGTTGTAAACGAAGTGATGCAGGATGATGTTAATACCTTGAGAGAAGTTATCAGCCAGCTAAGG GATGAACTAGTTCGACTGAAGGCAAATGTAAATCAACCAAACTCAAATTCAAGTTACTCAACGGGTTGGAATGCTCGGAGAAGCTTAAGCCTACTAAAATTAAGTCTAAACCGATCAATGAAATTGTCTAATGTGGATAATGACAGTGATGAAGAAATGGAAGTTGTTGAGGAAGTTGCCAAACTAGGTTTCCAGTCAGATGCTAACATTTATCTAGAAAATGATCAACCAGATTCATTGTCCGTGGATTGTGATGAAGATATATTGGAGCCTATACTTGGTACACCTGAAGTTGCACATATTGAGAAGAAACAAGGCTCTCCAGACATTGATATCAATATGGAAGAGTATACACCTGAAAAACTTGTTGATCGAACAAAGGTTCCAAATCTCAGCTTAGTCTCTTTAGAAAAGTTCATGGAGCCCAAATCACCCAGCCCCAGTGTTTCACCAAGAGAAGTTACTGATAGCACGAGGAAAAGTCTCAGAACTTCAGCTGTGGGACCAAAAAACTCAAATGCTGCATTTGCTTCTGAACGGTTAGCTAACAGCCTTCAGCGTGGTCTTGATGTTATTGAGGGTCATAATCGCCAGAGTTGTAGAATGTCATCATTTAGATATTCATACAAACCTGCCGATGTTAAGCTATTTATATCTGAAGAAGATAAAGTTGATATTGGCACTCAGACTATTCCTCAAGATTATACATATGAGGAAGAGGAGAACTCACATATGTTCCTATGTGGTAAATGTAAGACGGAGATTTCTCCATCAGAAACTCAAGATCTCGATGATACTTCAAATATGCAGATAGTACCTGTTGAAGGTCCACATTCAGTGGGCTGCAAATCCATGATGCAACTTCCAAAA GCGGTTCAAAAGGTTTTGGCAGGCTCTATCAGACGGGAAATGGCATTGGAACAGTTCTCTGCAAAGCAAACTCAAGAAATAATTCATCTAAACCGATTG CTCCAGCAATACAAGCACGAGAGAGAATGTAATGCGATTATTGGGCAGACGCGTGAAGATAAAATTGTTCGCCTCGAGGGCCTAATGGATGGTGTATTTACTGCCGAGGAGTTCATGGATGAGGAACTTGTTTCTCTTACTAATGAGCACAAG CTCTTGAAGGAAAAATATGACAATAATCCGGAGATTTTGAGAACGGGGCTTGAATTAACAAGAGTTCAGGAGGAGCTTGAACGATATAAGAATTTCTATGATTTGGGTGAAAGGGATGTACTTATGGAAGAAGTCCAAGATCTAAGGAACCAGCTACAGGGTTATATTATAGACTCTTCTTCACCAAACGCAATGCAGAACAAACGGAGACCTTTCTTGCAGTTAACATATTCATGTGATCCTTGTATAGCTCCACAACTGTACAAAATTCCAGAACCGCCGTCAGTTGAGGAGGTGATTTCAATACGAAAACTGGAAGAGGAGAGGTCCGATTGGGCAGAAGCAGAGAGCAAATGGATTTCTCTTGCGGAAGAATTGAAAGCTGAACTAGAATCCAGCCAGTCTCTATCCAAGAAGTTGAAATGCGAACTGGATTTGGAGAAAAGATGCACGGAAGAACTGAAGGAAGCCATGCAACTAGCCTTAGAAGGCCATGCACGTATGCTTGAACAGTATGCTGATTTGGAGGAGAAACATATGGAGATGCTTGTAAGGCACAGGAATATTAAAGATGGTATAGAAGATGTCAAGAAGGCAGCAGCTAAGGCGGGAGTAAGGGGCGCTGAATCTAAGTTCATAAACGTTCTTGCTGCTGAGTTATCGTCGTTAAAAGTTGAACGAGAGaaggagcgaagatatcttaagGATGAGAATAAAGGGTTGATGTCACAGTTAAGGGATACAGCAGAGGCTGTGCAGGCAGCTGGTGAATTACTTGTGCGGCTTAAAGAAGCAGAGGAGGAGGTCTTTGCTGCTCAGAAAAGAGCTGAAGAGGCCGAACATGAAAGGGAGAAGATGTATAGAAGGATGGATAAGTTGAAGAAGAAGCATGAGAAGGAGATTAATTCAGTGAATAGATTAATCGAAGAAGCCCgaataaagaaagaagaagCAGTTGTTGGGCCGGTTTATGACGAAGCCGAAGTGAAAGAGGAGTTTGATTTAGTGAACCTTACGGAAGAACCGTCGTGGTTTTCGGGTTATGATAGGTGTAACATATAG